Proteins encoded by one window of Bacteroidia bacterium:
- a CDS encoding tyrosine-type recombinase/integrase — protein sequence MKGNTISLKPLNESGKRWLQKTLQLLQIQEYGKGSVRNYLQELTLLFKHYNNLQVEELRQEHIERYVLFIKENHRVGRAKCRSVAQACSFFFKKVMPSDYIVPSKLYPKKQFVLPDIMTEQQVAQLFNASLSLKEYCVVGLLYGCGMRISEVCDLKISHIDSTNQRIKVVQGKGGKDRFTLLPQSLLIQLRQYYLQAGRPKEYLFTSQQTKCAVHVRSMQLVVNSAMQKAGFECGRFTAHTLRHSFATHLLNQGNNIHVIKTLLGHSKLETTMIYLHLQHHTQLGIVSPLERLGGGTSGN from the coding sequence ATGAAAGGAAACACCATTTCTTTAAAACCACTCAATGAAAGTGGCAAAAGATGGTTGCAAAAGACTCTGCAACTTTTACAAATACAAGAGTACGGCAAGGGCTCTGTGCGCAACTACCTGCAAGAGCTCACCTTGCTCTTTAAGCATTACAACAATTTGCAAGTGGAAGAATTACGGCAAGAACACATTGAGCGTTATGTGCTATTTATTAAAGAGAACCATAGGGTAGGCCGAGCCAAATGCAGGAGTGTGGCACAAGCCTGTAGTTTCTTTTTTAAGAAAGTTATGCCATCGGATTATATCGTTCCCAGCAAGCTTTACCCTAAAAAACAATTTGTGCTTCCTGATATTATGACAGAGCAGCAAGTAGCCCAACTGTTTAATGCATCGCTTTCTTTAAAAGAATACTGTGTTGTGGGGTTGCTTTATGGCTGCGGTATGCGCATTAGCGAAGTGTGTGATTTAAAGATTAGCCATATAGACAGCACCAACCAGCGTATTAAAGTAGTACAGGGTAAAGGCGGAAAAGATCGTTTCACCTTACTGCCACAAAGTTTATTGATTCAGCTTAGGCAGTACTATTTACAGGCCGGACGCCCCAAAGAATACCTGTTTACCAGCCAACAGACCAAGTGTGCTGTTCATGTACGCAGCATGCAGTTGGTGGTAAATAGTGCCATGCAAAAAGCAGGATTCGAATGCGGACGGTTTACGGCACATACCCTGCGACACTCCTTTGCTACGCACCTGCTCAATCAGGGCAATAATATTCATGTGATAAAAACACTGCTTGGCCATAGCAAGTTAGAAACCACCATGATTTATCTGCACCTGCAACACCACACCCAGCTTGGCATTGTATCTCCCTTAGAAAGATTGGGCGGTGGAACAAGCGGAAATTAA
- a CDS encoding IS91 family transposase, producing the protein MEQAEIKQRLQTRIFAHHSGQQFNPYSQSVLKKLSDCHTLRLGMHVYRCNTCSHQHHQYHSCGNRHCPNCGGLKREQWLHDRMSELLPTTYFHIVFTLPQQLRSLAMGNRKAVLNLLFEASNYTLRKLGSDEKYLGGTPGIISILHTNGQDLTFHPHIHCIVSGGGIDKEGRWQKEKRRTGNFLFPRRAMEKIFKGYFLEKLLALKFNHQLNIEDEKMFEKTMGELQFIKWNVYAKRPFGGTQQVLEYLGRYTHKVAITTHRIMAITDTTITFKYKDYQDDNKQKLMTLSHEEFLRRFEQHILPKGFVKIRHSGFLSHQNKTERLKSICRQLKIAEPPLKVKLPVTTLAAMKYGVDITQCSVCKTGTLELQATYINIARQGVQLVNVALLHNKGSPQKIQKPVKQMR; encoded by the coding sequence GTGGAACAAGCGGAAATTAAGCAAAGGCTTCAAACCAGAATCTTTGCCCACCACAGTGGACAGCAGTTTAATCCGTACAGTCAAAGTGTGTTGAAAAAGTTGTCCGATTGCCATACGTTAAGGTTAGGCATGCATGTTTATCGCTGCAATACTTGTTCTCACCAACATCACCAATATCATAGTTGCGGCAACCGGCATTGCCCCAATTGTGGTGGCTTAAAGCGCGAACAGTGGCTGCACGACAGAATGAGTGAGTTGTTGCCCACCACCTATTTCCATATCGTGTTTACCCTGCCGCAGCAATTAAGAAGTCTGGCCATGGGCAACCGCAAAGCAGTTCTTAATTTGTTGTTTGAAGCAAGCAATTATACGCTTAGAAAATTGGGTAGTGATGAAAAATATCTTGGAGGAACACCGGGCATCATCAGCATTTTGCACACCAACGGACAAGACTTAACTTTTCATCCGCACATACATTGCATCGTGAGTGGTGGTGGCATAGATAAAGAGGGCCGGTGGCAAAAAGAGAAACGCAGGACCGGTAACTTTCTTTTTCCCAGAAGAGCGATGGAAAAGATTTTCAAGGGCTATTTCTTAGAAAAACTGTTAGCATTAAAATTCAATCATCAGCTGAATATTGAAGATGAAAAAATGTTTGAGAAAACAATGGGAGAATTGCAGTTCATCAAGTGGAATGTATATGCCAAACGTCCTTTTGGCGGGACACAACAGGTGTTGGAATACTTAGGCAGATATACGCATAAGGTTGCTATTACTACGCATCGGATAATGGCAATAACCGACACAACCATCACATTCAAATACAAAGACTACCAAGATGACAACAAACAAAAGTTGATGACCTTGAGCCATGAAGAATTTTTGCGCAGGTTTGAGCAACACATACTGCCCAAAGGTTTTGTGAAGATACGGCACAGTGGGTTTTTATCCCATCAGAACAAAACAGAGCGTTTAAAATCTATTTGCAGGCAATTAAAAATAGCAGAGCCACCACTAAAAGTAAAACTACCCGTAACCACTTTAGCAGCGATGAAGTACGGTGTGGATATTACGCAGTGTAGTGTTTGTAAAACTGGAACCTTAGAATTACAGGCAACCTATATCAACATAGCACGGCAGGGTGTACAGTTAGTAAATGTAGCGCTGTTGCACAACAAAGGCTCTCCACAAAAGATACAAAAACCTGTTAAACAAATGCGATGA
- a CDS encoding DUF488 domain-containing protein — MINLFSIGFTQKSAEDFFGLLKNNNIDCLIDVRLNPNGQLSRFAFEKDLPFFLDKLANGCKYAHRVDLAPQNELLKEVRTKGSAMSKDYKLFEIEFNKYLEKESKIDNFVEQFKGYKNVALLCSEHTTEKCHRRLVIDMLLNKFNNDIKFGKHLK; from the coding sequence ATGATTAATTTATTTAGCATAGGTTTTACCCAAAAATCAGCAGAGGATTTTTTTGGATTATTAAAGAACAACAATATTGACTGCCTGATAGATGTTAGGTTAAACCCAAATGGTCAGTTATCAAGATTTGCCTTTGAAAAAGATTTGCCTTTTTTCTTAGACAAGTTAGCAAATGGTTGCAAATATGCTCATAGAGTGGATTTGGCACCACAAAACGAATTACTGAAAGAAGTAAGAACCAAAGGTTCTGCAATGAGTAAAGACTATAAATTATTTGAAATAGAGTTCAACAAGTATTTAGAAAAAGAATCAAAAATTGACAATTTTGTTGAACAATTCAAAGGCTATAAAAATGTCGCACTTCTTTGTTCAGAACATACAACAGAAAAGTGTCATCGCAGATTAGTAATTGATATGTTACTTAATAAATTCAACAACGATATAAAATTTGGCAAACATTTAAAATGA
- a CDS encoding DUF488 domain-containing protein — protein sequence MSKLKLYTLGYTLFQNGNMIDIEKMLNTLKDFKVSHLVDVRSVPYSKQFPQCNADNLKLASKHFSISYGHMPELGAKASPMQDVFSKASDIFFEDIFPISKSNRPEKTELFDYEEIVDFQKFRNDEYFSEGIKRIEKAYENEYTVALMCSEKRPVDCHRFFFVSQKIEEKFGDWIEVLHITKNKNGEIETVSNENINTELSEVIFNKTEIKKLDVLNSSMFESAKIENYFGNTLQDKKNDFCDRYWNLLHGWKLNKNNNNFNEYD from the coding sequence ATGTCGAAACTGAAATTATATACTTTAGGCTATACATTATTTCAAAATGGAAATATGATAGACATTGAAAAAATGCTCAATACTTTGAAAGATTTCAAAGTATCGCATTTAGTAGATGTCCGTTCTGTTCCTTACTCAAAACAATTTCCACAATGTAATGCAGACAACCTAAAATTAGCAAGTAAACATTTTTCAATTTCGTATGGTCATATGCCAGAACTTGGAGCAAAGGCAAGTCCAATGCAAGATGTTTTTTCAAAAGCTTCTGATATATTTTTTGAAGACATATTTCCAATTTCAAAAAGTAATAGACCTGAAAAAACAGAACTTTTTGATTACGAAGAAATCGTTGATTTTCAAAAATTCAGAAATGATGAGTATTTCTCAGAAGGCATAAAAAGAATTGAAAAGGCATATGAAAATGAATATACAGTTGCACTTATGTGTAGCGAAAAAAGACCTGTGGATTGTCATAGATTCTTTTTTGTAAGCCAAAAGATTGAAGAGAAGTTTGGAGATTGGATTGAAGTTCTTCATATAACTAAAAACAAAAATGGAGAAATTGAAACTGTATCTAATGAAAACATAAATACAGAGTTATCGGAAGTGATATTCAATAAAACTGAAATTAAAAAATTAGATGTTTTAAATTCAAGTATGTTTGAATCAGCTAAAATTGAGAATTACTTTGGCAACACGTTACAAGATAAAAAAAATGATTTTTGTGATAGATATTGGAATCTATTACACGGTTGGAAATTAAATAAGAACAACAATAATTTTAACGAGTATGATTAA
- a CDS encoding HAD-IIIC family phosphatase — translation MIKSDKIKNKTMQIDNAYLRVYINDFVKKFREFNTDEFVVAIKGLNKFITNNDSLLVTLIEELKQNDFNIENEGNQESINEIDITCKNITKNSSYIFQYQIQNLPFILELSSKTDISAVGIIIMRIVAQIISKIKPLYKAIVLDLDDTLWFGTLSEIGVDEIRKNMETEKGVSFIDFMKFVKSLGNELGVFIAICSRNDPKVVESAINELSEVIFPLKNQIDFIIANDNDKSENIKIIANQLSILPSSIAFIDDNQLVRDEVKNKLSEVFVPEWNNHNELVTQLIAGCFFERNELSLSSQNRRKEYRIIQTERTLNSLPKLSIKIINDNNHIESIKLYSKSNQFKFSGIDNDFDEEAKSVYFEILRGNGENLGICSALTYIITNDALQILNWAISCRYFEIGVEEFILNYIHNISNKNKLFINYADSGKNQKVKEFMFKYSDAFITNNKKEMIEIIITKNILNKFDNNTNIIEL, via the coding sequence ATGATTAAGTCAGATAAAATAAAAAACAAAACTATGCAAATTGACAACGCATATCTACGAGTTTATATAAATGACTTTGTCAAAAAATTTCGCGAATTCAATACAGATGAATTTGTTGTTGCGATAAAAGGTCTTAATAAGTTTATTACAAATAACGACTCGCTTTTAGTTACCTTGATTGAAGAACTGAAACAGAACGATTTTAATATTGAAAATGAGGGCAACCAAGAAAGTATTAATGAAATAGACATTACTTGCAAAAACATAACAAAGAATTCGTCATACATCTTTCAATATCAAATTCAAAATCTACCTTTTATTCTTGAACTTTCAAGTAAAACAGACATATCTGCCGTTGGAATAATTATAATGAGAATTGTTGCTCAAATAATTAGCAAAATAAAACCGCTTTACAAGGCTATTGTACTTGATTTAGACGATACTTTATGGTTTGGTACACTATCTGAAATTGGAGTTGATGAAATCAGGAAGAATATGGAGACTGAAAAGGGAGTTTCTTTTATTGATTTTATGAAATTTGTTAAATCGCTTGGGAATGAATTAGGCGTTTTCATCGCAATCTGTTCAAGAAATGACCCTAAAGTAGTTGAATCGGCTATAAATGAATTAAGCGAAGTGATTTTTCCTCTAAAAAATCAGATAGATTTTATAATCGCAAATGACAATGACAAAAGTGAAAACATCAAAATCATAGCTAATCAACTATCTATTTTGCCAAGCTCTATTGCATTTATTGACGACAACCAATTAGTAAGAGATGAGGTTAAAAACAAACTATCAGAAGTGTTTGTACCCGAATGGAATAATCATAACGAATTAGTTACTCAATTAATTGCAGGGTGTTTTTTTGAAAGAAATGAACTGTCTTTAAGTTCACAAAATAGAAGAAAAGAATATAGAATAATTCAAACGGAACGCACTCTAAATTCTTTACCAAAATTATCAATTAAAATAATAAATGATAATAACCATATTGAATCTATAAAATTATATTCCAAATCAAACCAATTCAAATTTTCGGGTATTGACAATGATTTTGATGAAGAAGCAAAATCTGTTTATTTTGAAATACTTAGAGGGAATGGCGAAAATTTGGGAATTTGTTCAGCACTAACATACATCATTACCAATGATGCTTTACAAATTCTCAATTGGGCTATAAGTTGTAGATATTTTGAAATAGGAGTAGAAGAATTTATTTTGAATTACATCCATAACATTAGCAACAAAAATAAATTATTTATTAATTATGCAGATTCGGGAAAAAATCAAAAGGTTAAAGAATTTATGTTTAAATATTCAGACGCTTTTATAACCAACAACAAAAAGGAAATGATTGAAATAATTATTACAAAAAACATTTTAAATAAATTTGACAATAATACAAACATAATAGAATTATAA
- a CDS encoding Cthe_2314 family HEPN domain-containing protein, which yields MKNNNFGRNFMQEITDQTTVSPDEIIWEFHKLHQKMYDEHGLTSLTGLNREYRLQGRNLLMWHSEATRKCSLKYSNRYYFSKNFDDILFCSEEILYFTGSLYVYKPYINNPLDDAAYFSGRMVYPNYQNHYGKRYGMFGDIASQCVYNFWDRIGDMIAAFFPDKINSTRVFFTTALDIIPPQFHSNENYIWLDNFRRTEYKEVNDRRKQVVHYTTIETDFKYQHLEKGSNDREAMEKIQAEREALPDYYKKHIDYSLEGMAKALLMLEEIGNTLFSDIA from the coding sequence ATGAAAAACAATAACTTTGGTAGAAACTTTATGCAGGAAATAACAGACCAAACAACAGTTAGCCCGGATGAAATAATTTGGGAATTTCACAAACTCCATCAAAAAATGTATGACGAACATGGATTGACAAGTTTGACAGGGCTTAATCGTGAGTATAGGTTACAAGGACGAAACCTTTTAATGTGGCACAGTGAGGCAACTCGTAAATGTTCTTTAAAGTATTCCAATCGTTATTACTTTTCAAAAAACTTTGATGATATACTCTTTTGTTCAGAAGAGATACTCTATTTTACTGGATCGCTTTATGTATATAAACCTTATATCAACAATCCTTTGGATGATGCTGCATATTTTAGCGGTAGAATGGTTTATCCTAATTATCAAAACCACTATGGAAAGCGTTACGGAATGTTTGGAGATATAGCCAGTCAATGCGTTTATAATTTTTGGGACAGAATTGGAGACATGATAGCAGCTTTTTTCCCAGATAAAATTAACTCAACCCGAGTTTTCTTTACCACAGCATTGGATATTATCCCGCCTCAATTTCATTCAAATGAAAATTATATTTGGCTTGACAACTTTAGAAGAACTGAATATAAGGAAGTAAATGACAGGCGAAAACAAGTTGTGCATTACACAACAATTGAAACGGACTTTAAATATCAGCATTTAGAAAAAGGTTCAAATGACAGAGAAGCAATGGAAAAAATTCAAGCAGAAAGAGAAGCACTACCTGACTATTATAAAAAACACATTGATTATTCTTTAGAAGGAATGGCAAAAGCGTTACTAATGTTGGAGGAAATAGGAAACACTTTATTTAGTGACATCGCATAA
- the atpC gene encoding ATP synthase F1 subunit epsilon — MFLEIITPDKKVFEGEVTSVSVPGADGKFQMLNNHAPIISTLGKGKVKVKTAKETLEFNVKGGVVEMLKNKVVVLAESV; from the coding sequence ATGTTTTTAGAAATTATAACTCCCGATAAAAAAGTGTTTGAAGGCGAAGTAACGTCTGTATCCGTTCCGGGTGCTGATGGTAAATTTCAGATGCTCAACAACCATGCACCCATTATCTCTACATTGGGTAAAGGCAAGGTAAAAGTAAAAACCGCTAAAGAAACACTTGAGTTTAATGTTAAAGGTGGTGTTGTGGAAATGCTTAAAAACAAAGTTGTTGTTTTGGCTGAGTCTGTTTAA
- the atpD gene encoding F0F1 ATP synthase subunit beta, with product MNKGKITQVIGPVVDVSFEGENTKLPNIMEALEIKRPDGTSVILECQQHIGEDTVRAISMDATDGLVRGMDVVATGDAIKMPTGDAIKGRLFNVVGDAVDGMKAVSKDKGLPIHREAPKFEDLSTASEVLFTGIKVIDLLEPYSKGGKIGLFGGAGVGKTVLIMELVNNIAKAYSGLSVFAGVGERTREGNDLLREFIESGVINYGDDFKHSMEQGGWDLSKVDYNKLTDSKATLVFGQMNEPPGARARVALSGLTVAEHFRDGDGTGSGRDILFFIDNIFRFTQAGSEVSALLGRMPSAVGYQPTLATEMGLMQERITSTKRGSITSVQAVYVPADDLTDPAPATTFAHLDATTVLSRKIAELGIYPAVDPLDSTSRILSEDVVGKEHYETAQKVKQLLQRYKELQDIIAILGMDELSDEDKMAVHRARRVQRFLSQPFHVAEQFTGLKGVLVPIEETIKGFNMIMNGEVDEYPEAAFNLVGTIDDAIEKGKKLLAEAK from the coding sequence ATGAATAAAGGTAAAATAACCCAGGTCATCGGACCCGTTGTTGACGTATCATTTGAAGGCGAAAACACTAAACTTCCAAACATTATGGAGGCTTTGGAAATTAAACGCCCTGACGGAACAAGTGTAATTTTAGAGTGCCAGCAACATATTGGCGAAGACACTGTACGTGCCATCTCTATGGATGCCACCGATGGTCTGGTAAGAGGAATGGACGTGGTTGCCACAGGCGATGCCATTAAAATGCCTACGGGCGATGCCATCAAAGGCCGTTTGTTTAACGTTGTTGGCGATGCTGTTGACGGTATGAAAGCCGTTTCAAAAGATAAAGGCTTACCTATTCACCGCGAAGCACCAAAGTTTGAAGACCTATCTACTGCCTCTGAGGTTTTGTTTACAGGTATCAAAGTTATTGACCTTTTGGAACCCTACAGTAAAGGTGGAAAAATTGGTCTGTTCGGTGGTGCCGGTGTAGGTAAAACCGTATTGATTATGGAATTGGTAAACAACATTGCCAAAGCCTATAGCGGACTTTCTGTTTTTGCCGGTGTGGGTGAACGTACTCGCGAAGGGAATGATTTGTTACGTGAGTTCATTGAATCGGGCGTTATTAACTACGGTGACGATTTTAAACATAGCATGGAACAAGGCGGATGGGATTTGAGTAAGGTAGATTATAACAAACTTACCGACTCAAAAGCAACCTTGGTTTTCGGTCAGATGAATGAGCCTCCCGGAGCACGTGCCCGTGTTGCACTATCAGGACTAACCGTTGCAGAGCATTTCCGCGATGGTGATGGTACAGGCAGTGGCCGCGATATTCTTTTCTTTATTGACAACATTTTCCGTTTCACTCAGGCAGGTTCTGAGGTATCGGCACTTTTGGGTCGTATGCCTTCTGCCGTAGGTTATCAGCCTACACTTGCCACAGAAATGGGTCTGATGCAAGAGCGTATTACCTCAACAAAACGTGGATCTATCACCTCTGTACAGGCTGTATATGTACCTGCCGATGACTTGACCGACCCTGCTCCGGCTACAACATTTGCCCACCTTGATGCAACAACGGTATTGAGCCGTAAAATTGCAGAGTTGGGTATCTACCCTGCTGTTGACCCTCTGGACTCTACCTCAAGAATTCTTTCTGAAGATGTAGTAGGTAAAGAACATTATGAAACTGCACAAAAAGTAAAACAACTATTGCAACGTTATAAAGAATTGCAAGATATTATTGCCATCTTAGGTATGGACGAGTTGAGTGACGAAGATAAAATGGCTGTGCACCGTGCAAGAAGGGTACAACGTTTCTTGTCGCAGCCTTTCCACGTAGCAGAGCAGTTTACCGGACTAAAAGGGGTGCTGGTGCCTATTGAAGAAACCATCAAAGGATTTAACATGATTATGAATGGTGAAGTAGATGAGTATCCTGAGGCAGCATTTAACTTAGTAGGTACTATTGACGATGCTATCGAAAAAGGTAAAAAACTTTTAGCTGAAGCTAAATAA
- a CDS encoding RNA polymerase sigma factor RpoD/SigA, producing the protein MRQLKITNSITTRDNECLKRYLNEIAQENLLTPNEEDELARRIKTGDQSAMNKLIKSNLRFVVSVAKQYQNQGLTLEDLINEGNIGLIKAAQRFDSTKGFKFISYAVWWIRQTIMIALVEKVRLVRLPFNQVSQYSKIKKLQCEFEQSNGREMSLQELAEAMKTSPQAVKEAMAVNMFPVSLDSPVSHDDDSSSLHELYCDPSNQPVDFNLSNESVKHDLMLTLKQLKPRERQVVKMYFGIEYDDQYSVEQIADRLDITRERVRQVRDKAIKKLKNKKTADILKAHLC; encoded by the coding sequence ATGCGACAGCTGAAAATCACCAATTCCATTACCACTCGTGATAACGAATGTCTGAAACGCTATCTAAACGAAATTGCACAGGAAAATTTATTAACCCCAAACGAAGAGGATGAACTTGCAAGACGTATAAAAACCGGTGATCAGTCGGCAATGAACAAACTCATTAAATCCAACCTTCGTTTTGTGGTTAGCGTTGCCAAACAATATCAAAATCAAGGGTTGACATTAGAAGACCTTATTAATGAAGGCAACATAGGCCTGATTAAAGCAGCACAACGATTTGACTCTACCAAAGGATTTAAATTTATATCGTATGCTGTGTGGTGGATTCGCCAAACCATTATGATTGCCTTAGTAGAGAAAGTGCGTTTGGTGCGGCTGCCTTTCAATCAGGTTTCACAATACTCTAAAATAAAAAAACTACAGTGTGAATTTGAACAAAGCAATGGCCGTGAAATGAGTTTGCAGGAACTGGCCGAAGCAATGAAAACATCACCACAGGCAGTAAAGGAAGCCATGGCTGTAAATATGTTTCCCGTTTCGTTGGATTCACCGGTTAGCCATGACGATGATTCTTCATCCTTACACGAATTATACTGCGACCCCTCTAACCAACCCGTAGATTTTAACCTGAGTAATGAATCGGTAAAGCACGATTTAATGTTAACTTTAAAACAACTAAAACCCCGCGAACGTCAGGTTGTTAAAATGTATTTTGGCATTGAGTATGATGATCAATATTCCGTAGAACAGATTGCAGACAGACTGGATATTACACGTGAAAGGGTGCGTCAGGTAAGAGACAAAGCCATAAAAAAACTTAAAAACAAAAAGACCGCTGACATCCTGAAAGCACACCTGTGCTGA
- the tig gene encoding trigger factor produces MNIQKEEVAPLNALIRIKLTPEDYKSDVDSAIKKFRKSASMPGFRPGHVPEGMIKKMYGKSFLADEINKIVSKSLYQFFRDNNIAVLGEPLPKEVENQNNFEEPKDFEFLFEIGQAPEIDINLSSLAAVDFYQIAVDEKRVDTYVEDLQRKHGNFSNPEVSEESSILYGEFVELDESGQEKEGGIRSTTTLAVNLVKDAAAKAKLTGIKKDETVTLNLMQAMQDATEVAYMLRIEKNVAEQLTSEFSYKILSINKVDKLEVGQELFDKVFGEGVVSSEADFRSKVKEDIAAMFMRETIHKFNHDIEDAMLDHLNITLPDDFLKRWIMEVNEKPLTAEQIEQDYPAYSRQMKWKMIEGKIINEQEIKAEEHEMTEYAAAVIMQQFGQYQLGADMIADFAKRYLQTEENRNKAEEAVKSKKVFDYLNQNVNKNVKEVSYDDFVTIVREHKH; encoded by the coding sequence ATGAATATCCAAAAAGAAGAGGTTGCCCCATTAAACGCACTCATCAGAATTAAGTTGACCCCCGAAGACTATAAGTCGGATGTGGACAGTGCCATCAAAAAATTCAGAAAATCAGCTTCTATGCCCGGCTTTCGCCCCGGACATGTTCCCGAAGGGATGATTAAAAAAATGTATGGTAAATCTTTTCTTGCAGACGAAATCAATAAGATTGTAAGCAAGTCGCTTTATCAGTTTTTTCGTGATAATAATATAGCTGTTTTAGGCGAGCCACTTCCAAAAGAAGTAGAAAACCAGAATAATTTTGAAGAGCCAAAAGATTTTGAATTTTTGTTTGAAATTGGTCAGGCCCCCGAGATTGATATCAATCTTTCTTCATTGGCAGCAGTTGATTTTTATCAGATAGCTGTAGATGAAAAACGTGTTGACACCTACGTTGAAGATCTGCAACGCAAGCACGGTAATTTTTCAAACCCCGAGGTGTCAGAAGAAAGCTCTATACTTTATGGAGAGTTTGTGGAATTAGACGAAAGTGGCCAGGAGAAAGAAGGCGGCATAAGAAGCACTACTACTCTTGCAGTAAATTTGGTGAAAGATGCTGCAGCCAAGGCAAAGTTAACAGGGATTAAAAAAGACGAAACCGTTACACTGAACCTGATGCAGGCCATGCAAGATGCTACGGAAGTAGCCTATATGCTCCGTATCGAAAAAAATGTGGCAGAGCAATTAACTTCAGAATTTAGCTACAAGATACTTTCTATTAATAAAGTAGATAAACTAGAGGTTGGACAAGAACTTTTCGATAAAGTGTTTGGAGAGGGTGTAGTTTCTTCGGAAGCGGACTTCCGCAGTAAGGTAAAAGAGGATATTGCAGCTATGTTTATGCGCGAAACCATTCATAAATTTAACCATGATATTGAAGATGCCATGCTCGACCATCTGAATATCACATTGCCTGATGATTTTTTGAAGCGATGGATCATGGAAGTGAATGAGAAGCCATTAACTGCAGAGCAGATAGAACAGGATTATCCTGCCTACTCTCGACAGATGAAATGGAAAATGATAGAGGGCAAAATAATAAATGAGCAAGAGATTAAAGCAGAAGAGCATGAGATGACAGAATATGCAGCAGCAGTTATAATGCAACAATTCGGACAATATCAGTTAGGTGCTGATATGATTGCGGATTTTGCAAAACGTTACCTTCAGACCGAAGAAAACAGAAATAAAGCTGAAGAAGCCGTTAAAAGCAAAAAAGTTTTTGACTATCTGAATCAAAATGTAAATAAAAACGTTAAAGAAGTCAGCTATGACGATTTTGTAACCATTGTCAGAGAACATAAACATTAA
- the clpP gene encoding ATP-dependent Clp endopeptidase proteolytic subunit ClpP: MNFKNEFFKYATQHHGINSLAVGHYIESAIRAEGYISPTIIEERQMNVASMDVFSRLMMDRIIFLGVPINDYVANIVQAQLLFLESTDAKKDIQIYMNSPGGSVYAGLGIYDTMQYINPDVATICTGMAASMAAVLLCAGTKGKRTALKHARVMIHQPMGGAEGQASDIEITAREIQKLKKELYEIIASHSGKDYDTVWKDSDRDYWMTAGEAKDYGMIDEVLVRNKATQ, translated from the coding sequence ATGAATTTTAAGAACGAATTTTTCAAATATGCCACCCAACATCATGGCATCAACAGTTTGGCTGTAGGTCATTACATTGAATCGGCAATACGTGCCGAAGGTTACATTTCGCCAACCATTATAGAAGAACGGCAGATGAACGTTGCCAGCATGGATGTTTTTTCAAGATTGATGATGGACAGAATTATTTTTTTGGGAGTACCGATTAATGATTACGTGGCCAACATTGTGCAAGCACAGTTGTTGTTTCTCGAGTCAACCGATGCAAAAAAAGATATTCAGATTTACATGAACAGCCCGGGAGGCTCTGTATATGCAGGATTGGGTATTTACGATACCATGCAATACATCAACCCTGATGTGGCCACCATCTGTACCGGTATGGCTGCATCTATGGCAGCAGTATTGTTGTGTGCCGGTACAAAAGGTAAACGTACTGCACTCAAACATGCCCGTGTGATGATTCACCAGCCTATGGGTGGTGCCGAAGGACAGGCCTCAGATATTGAAATTACAGCCCGTGAAATTCAGAAACTTAAAAAGGAGCTGTACGAAATTATTGCTTCGCACAGCGGTAAAGATTATGATACCGTGTGGAAAGATTCTGACCGCGACTACTGGATGACAGCCGGTGAAGCTAAAGATTATGGTATGATTGATGAGGTGTTGGTAAGAAATAAAGCAACACAATAA